One Henriciella marina DSM 19595 genomic window carries:
- a CDS encoding cop-6 protein, producing the protein MVVDRKEEKKVAVTLRLTTEENEILNRIKEKYNISKSDATGILIKKYAKEEYGAF; encoded by the coding sequence ATGGTTGTAGATAGAAAAGAAGAGAAAAAAGTTGCTGTTACTTTAAGACTTACAACAGAAGAAAATGAGATATTAAATAGAATCAAAGAAAAATATAATATTAGCAAATCAGATGCAACCGGTATTCTAATAAAAAAATATGCAAAGGAGGAATACGGTGCATTTTAA